In Chrysiogenia bacterium, one DNA window encodes the following:
- a CDS encoding chromosome partitioning protein ParB: SVREAEKLAKELASGGALRRKPKTTEKKTAAVDPDVAALTRRLERNLGVKIRIAHNKKGAGKLTISYASLGELQPILDKLES; the protein is encoded by the coding sequence TGTCCGTGCGCGAGGCCGAAAAGCTCGCCAAAGAGCTGGCCAGCGGGGGGGCGCTGCGTCGCAAGCCCAAGACGACCGAGAAAAAGACTGCCGCCGTTGATCCCGATGTCGCCGCACTCACCCGTCGCCTGGAGCGGAACCTCGGCGTGAAGATTCGTATCGCCCACAACAAAAAGGGAGCGGGCAAGCTGACCATTTCCTACGCCAGCCTGGGCGAGCTGCAACCCATCCTCGACAAACTCGAATCCTGA